In the genome of Croceimicrobium hydrocarbonivorans, one region contains:
- the topA gene encoding type I DNA topoisomerase, with amino-acid sequence MAKNLVIVESPAKAKTIEKFLGKEYQVESSYGHIRDLVQKDMGVDVENNFEPKYAISSDKKEVVKKLKKLSKDAEMVWLASDEDREGEAIAWHLYEALGLTPTHTNRITFSEITKKAIDKAIQNPRRINTDLVNAQQARRVLDRLVGFELSPVLWKKVKAGLSAGRVQSVAVRLIVEREMEIRNFEAKSYFRVVAEFQNASGKTFKAELNKRFDTENEAREFLDNCAKHSFKIDSVETKPAKKSPAPPFTTSTLQQEAARKLYFSVSQTMSVAQKLYEAGLITYMRTDSTNLSDDALGAAQLEIEDQYGKDYSNTRRFATKSKGAQEAHEAIRPTYFNKHSAGTGDQQKRLYDLIWKRAIASQMSDAQLERTVFHIDAPGEKLEFVARGEVITFEGFLKVYLEGTDDEDSEEQSGMLPATKQGENLSYEDIVATQRFTKHPPRYTEASLVKKLEELGIGRPSTYAPTISTIIKRQYVEKSELSGTQRDYLQMTLADGTLKDQKLSETTGADKNKLIPTDIGTVVNGFLTEHFDQILDYNFTASVEAKFDQIAHGQEEWTAMLDEFYQDFHPHLKEVEENSDRATGERVLGEDPKSGKPIIARIGRYGPMIQIGEAEDEEKPRFASLQKGQSIDTISLEEALDLFKLPRELGEYQGEKVSANIGRFGPYVKYKSLFASIKAAEGDDPMTIELDRAIELIEAKIEADKNKYIKVFDEAKPVIEVLNGRYGPYLKSGRKNFKLPKDIEDPAKLTREEAEAIIADSAKKPAKGRAKKSTKK; translated from the coding sequence ATGGCAAAAAATTTAGTGATCGTCGAGTCGCCTGCCAAGGCAAAAACTATTGAGAAATTTCTCGGAAAAGAGTATCAAGTAGAAAGTAGCTACGGGCATATACGCGACCTGGTACAGAAGGATATGGGTGTTGATGTGGAGAATAACTTTGAACCAAAGTACGCCATCAGCAGCGACAAAAAAGAAGTCGTAAAAAAGCTTAAAAAATTAAGCAAGGACGCCGAAATGGTGTGGCTTGCATCGGATGAGGACCGTGAAGGAGAAGCCATCGCCTGGCACCTTTACGAAGCTTTAGGCCTTACTCCAACCCACACAAATCGCATTACTTTTTCGGAAATCACTAAAAAAGCGATTGACAAGGCGATTCAAAATCCACGTCGCATTAATACCGATTTAGTAAATGCCCAACAAGCTCGTCGGGTTTTAGATCGCTTGGTAGGTTTTGAGCTTTCTCCGGTTTTATGGAAGAAAGTGAAGGCCGGTTTATCTGCCGGAAGGGTGCAATCGGTAGCGGTTCGCCTGATTGTTGAACGAGAAATGGAGATTCGCAATTTTGAAGCAAAATCTTACTTCCGCGTAGTAGCCGAATTCCAAAATGCTTCAGGCAAGACCTTTAAAGCGGAGCTCAACAAACGTTTCGACACCGAAAATGAGGCTCGCGAATTTTTAGATAATTGTGCTAAGCACTCCTTTAAGATCGATTCGGTAGAGACCAAGCCTGCGAAAAAATCGCCTGCTCCTCCCTTTACCACTTCTACCCTGCAACAGGAAGCCGCAAGGAAATTGTATTTCTCGGTAAGTCAAACTATGTCGGTAGCCCAAAAGCTATACGAAGCAGGTTTGATAACCTATATGCGTACCGACTCCACCAATTTATCAGACGATGCACTAGGCGCCGCACAATTAGAAATTGAAGATCAGTACGGAAAAGACTATTCGAATACCCGTCGTTTTGCGACTAAGAGTAAAGGAGCACAGGAAGCGCACGAGGCCATTCGTCCTACCTATTTTAATAAGCATAGTGCGGGAACCGGCGATCAGCAAAAGCGCCTTTACGATTTGATTTGGAAAAGAGCCATCGCCTCACAGATGAGCGATGCCCAATTGGAAAGAACGGTTTTCCATATTGATGCCCCTGGCGAAAAACTGGAATTCGTGGCTCGCGGTGAAGTAATCACCTTCGAAGGTTTCTTAAAGGTATACTTGGAAGGCACTGACGATGAGGATTCGGAAGAGCAATCAGGTATGTTACCGGCTACAAAGCAAGGTGAAAACCTAAGCTATGAAGATATTGTTGCTACCCAACGCTTCACCAAGCACCCACCACGCTATACCGAAGCCAGCTTGGTAAAGAAACTGGAAGAATTAGGCATTGGTCGTCCTTCTACTTATGCACCAACTATCAGCACCATTATAAAAAGGCAATACGTTGAGAAATCGGAATTAAGCGGTACCCAGCGTGATTACCTGCAGATGACTTTAGCTGATGGAACCTTAAAGGATCAAAAGCTCAGCGAAACTACCGGAGCAGATAAAAATAAATTGATCCCCACTGATATTGGCACCGTAGTAAACGGATTCCTTACTGAGCATTTCGACCAAATCCTGGACTACAACTTTACCGCTTCCGTAGAAGCTAAGTTCGACCAAATTGCGCATGGCCAGGAAGAATGGACCGCCATGTTGGATGAGTTCTATCAGGATTTCCACCCGCATTTAAAGGAGGTAGAAGAGAACTCGGATCGCGCCACTGGCGAAAGAGTTTTAGGCGAAGACCCAAAGAGTGGAAAACCCATTATCGCTCGAATAGGTCGTTATGGCCCCATGATTCAAATTGGAGAAGCCGAAGACGAAGAAAAGCCTCGTTTTGCGAGCTTGCAAAAAGGACAGAGTATTGACACCATAAGCCTGGAGGAAGCTTTGGATCTTTTTAAACTCCCACGTGAATTAGGCGAATACCAAGGTGAAAAGGTAAGTGCCAATATTGGTCGCTTTGGACCTTATGTAAAGTACAAGAGTCTTTTTGCTTCCATTAAAGCAGCGGAAGGTGATGATCCGATGACCATTGAATTGGATCGCGCTATCGAATTGATTGAGGCAAAAATCGAAGCGGATAAAAACAAATACATCAAGGTATTTGACGAGGCCAAGCCGGTGATTGAAGTTCTAAACGGACGTTATGGCCCCTATTTAAAATCCGGTCGTAAAAATTTCAAGCTTCCAAAAGATATTGAAGATCCTGCGAAATTAACTCGAGAAGAAGCAGAGGCTATTATCGCTGATTCCGCCAAAAAACCCGCAAAAGGACGCGCTAAAAAAAGCACTAAGAAATGA
- the porN gene encoding type IX secretion system ring subunit PorN/GldN: MKRLVFCLGLIGFYLMPQTSEAQIISPADDGIIPDDPKHYHNNKVFEYPYLREADMLWSTRHWERIDLRQKMNLHLYYPEKAIPDRKSLYDVIIDGILVEGTIVEVFGDDRFEIPLSVEQVLGYVEMNDTIRDPDTGEILLVDPIRIRSKDVKFWEIKSDWYFDKQRGEMKNRIIGISPVVENPKTLDRYNLFWVWFPDARYALATHVAFNGHNNSSRLTYDQVFHLRFFDSVIFKEDNVFDRQIEEYKRSSTLDQLLEAERIKNNLRNLEAELWEY; encoded by the coding sequence ATGAAACGATTAGTTTTTTGTCTTGGACTTATTGGATTCTATTTGATGCCCCAAACTTCAGAGGCTCAGATTATCAGTCCTGCAGACGATGGTATCATTCCTGATGATCCCAAACATTACCACAATAATAAAGTATTCGAATACCCTTATTTAAGAGAAGCGGATATGTTGTGGTCAACCCGTCACTGGGAGCGAATTGATCTGAGACAAAAAATGAATCTACACCTCTATTATCCTGAGAAAGCCATTCCAGATCGTAAATCACTTTATGATGTGATCATTGACGGAATTCTTGTTGAAGGAACTATTGTAGAGGTTTTTGGAGATGATCGTTTTGAGATTCCACTCAGCGTAGAACAAGTTTTAGGCTACGTGGAAATGAATGATACTATTCGTGATCCGGATACTGGTGAAATCTTATTGGTTGACCCTATTCGTATCCGTTCCAAGGATGTGAAGTTTTGGGAAATTAAATCAGATTGGTATTTCGATAAACAAAGAGGTGAAATGAAAAACCGAATTATTGGTATTTCACCCGTTGTTGAGAATCCCAAGACGCTGGACCGCTATAATCTCTTCTGGGTTTGGTTCCCGGATGCTCGTTATGCCCTAGCTACTCATGTAGCCTTTAATGGCCATAATAATAGCTCACGTTTAACCTATGACCAGGTATTCCATTTGCGTTTCTTTGACTCCGTAATTTTCAAGGAAGACAATGTATTCGACCGTCAGATTGAAGAGTACAAGCGCAGCTCCACTTTGGATCAATTACTCGAAGCTGAACGCATTAAAAATAATCTACGTAATCTCGAAGCCGAACTTTGGGAATACTAG
- a CDS encoding PorP/SprF family type IX secretion system membrane protein, whose amino-acid sequence MKKFYLIMVLAFPLFALAQQDVQFSQYMFNRVYYNPGVAGSGGAICINGLHRSQWVGFEGAPITQNININAPFKKLHGGIGLSIVNDQIGFFNNISARLMYGYQIDLSTGTLGIGLGASFLNNQIASTGWIPSDGVNGALDPGVYGLNETGFQVDGIFGIYYESQNIWGGISSTRVIESSTDVGSFNGLSSTFIRNARHYYLMGGYNWAVPASNWELRPSMLLKLTSGSTTFDINAMGVYNNKFWGGVTYRLQDAVAVMIGWQATPGFKLGYSYDVATSALSTRGGGSHEIMASYCFKIVIPPPTTGSHKNPRFL is encoded by the coding sequence ATGAAGAAATTCTACCTCATCATGGTGCTTGCATTCCCGCTTTTTGCCTTAGCGCAGCAGGATGTGCAATTCAGCCAATACATGTTCAATCGCGTTTATTACAATCCCGGAGTTGCTGGTTCTGGAGGCGCCATTTGCATAAACGGCTTGCACCGCAGTCAGTGGGTAGGTTTTGAAGGAGCCCCCATTACTCAGAACATTAACATCAATGCCCCTTTTAAGAAGCTTCACGGTGGAATTGGTTTGAGCATTGTTAATGATCAAATTGGCTTCTTTAATAATATCTCCGCTCGTTTAATGTACGGCTACCAAATAGATTTAAGCACTGGTACCTTGGGCATTGGATTAGGAGCTTCGTTTCTAAACAATCAAATCGCCAGTACTGGCTGGATTCCATCTGATGGTGTTAATGGTGCATTAGATCCTGGTGTTTACGGATTAAATGAAACCGGTTTTCAGGTCGACGGAATTTTTGGAATTTACTACGAGAGTCAAAATATTTGGGGTGGTATTTCCTCTACCCGTGTTATAGAAAGTTCTACGGACGTAGGCTCTTTTAATGGTCTTTCATCCACTTTCATCCGCAATGCCCGCCATTACTATTTAATGGGTGGATACAATTGGGCAGTACCCGCAAGTAACTGGGAATTACGTCCTAGCATGTTATTAAAACTCACTTCTGGATCTACTACCTTTGATATAAATGCAATGGGAGTATATAATAATAAGTTTTGGGGTGGCGTTACATACAGGCTACAGGACGCGGTTGCAGTCATGATCGGCTGGCAAGCGACACCTGGATTTAAACTAGGGTACTCATACGATGTTGCGACATCAGCGCTTTCCACCCGCGGTGGTGGTAGCCACGAAATAATGGCGAGTTACTGCTTTAAAATAGTAATTCCACCTCCCACAACGGGAAGTCATAAGAACCCAAGATTTTTGTAA
- the miaB gene encoding tRNA (N6-isopentenyl adenosine(37)-C2)-methylthiotransferase MiaB, producing the protein MKETATEAKLMDEKIQGTALEGSGERGDRKLYIESYGCQMNFSDSEIVASILAKEGFGTTRNVEEADLVLLNTCSIRDKAEQTVRKRLSSFNKLKQERPDMKIGVLGCMAERLKDKFLDEEKLVDLVVGPDAYRDLPNLIEKVDGGRKAVNVLLSKEETYADVSPVRIDSNGVSAFVSITRGCDNMCTFCVVPFTRGRERSRNPQTILAEVRELQARGFKEITLLGQNVDSYLWYGGGLKKDFDKASETAKASSVNFAALLDMVALAVPEMRIRFSTSNPQDMTDEVLYAIARHENICNYIHLPVQSGSSRILKEMNRGHNREEYFALIDRLRKIIPDCGISHDMIAGFPTETEEDHKETLSLMEYVRYDFGYMFYYSERPNTFAARKMEDDVDMETKKRRLNEIIALQQEHSLQRNQEHIGRIEEILIEGDSKRSDQDWKGRNTQNTMVVFPKKGEHKPGDFVKVKITDCTTATLFGEMVQD; encoded by the coding sequence ATGAAAGAGACTGCCACCGAGGCGAAATTGATGGACGAAAAAATTCAGGGTACCGCCCTGGAAGGAAGCGGAGAACGTGGCGATCGCAAGCTGTACATTGAAAGTTACGGCTGCCAGATGAACTTTTCCGACTCCGAAATTGTGGCTTCCATCCTCGCTAAAGAAGGATTTGGAACTACCCGAAATGTTGAAGAGGCGGATTTAGTGCTGCTCAATACCTGCTCAATACGCGATAAGGCAGAGCAAACCGTACGTAAGCGCTTAAGTAGTTTCAATAAGTTGAAGCAAGAGCGTCCAGATATGAAAATTGGCGTTTTAGGTTGTATGGCTGAGCGCTTGAAGGATAAGTTTTTAGACGAGGAAAAATTAGTCGACTTGGTGGTGGGTCCAGATGCCTATCGGGATTTACCCAATTTAATTGAGAAGGTTGACGGCGGACGTAAAGCCGTGAATGTCCTCCTGTCTAAAGAAGAAACCTATGCCGATGTAAGTCCGGTGCGAATCGACTCCAACGGTGTATCAGCATTTGTATCAATTACCCGCGGCTGCGATAATATGTGCACCTTCTGTGTGGTTCCATTTACCCGTGGTCGGGAACGCAGTCGCAATCCTCAAACCATTTTGGCCGAAGTGCGCGAATTACAAGCACGTGGCTTTAAGGAGATTACACTCTTGGGTCAAAATGTAGATAGCTACCTCTGGTATGGCGGTGGTTTGAAAAAGGACTTTGATAAGGCTTCGGAAACAGCGAAAGCTTCATCCGTGAATTTTGCAGCTTTGCTGGATATGGTGGCCCTGGCGGTGCCCGAAATGCGCATTCGTTTTAGTACCAGTAATCCACAGGATATGACGGATGAAGTGCTATATGCCATTGCCCGTCATGAAAATATCTGCAATTACATCCACCTTCCGGTGCAATCCGGTAGTAGCCGAATTTTAAAGGAAATGAATCGTGGTCATAATCGTGAAGAATACTTTGCGCTGATTGATCGTTTACGGAAAATAATCCCCGATTGTGGTATTTCCCACGATATGATTGCAGGCTTCCCAACTGAAACGGAAGAGGATCATAAGGAGACTTTAAGTCTGATGGAATACGTTCGGTACGACTTTGGTTATATGTTCTACTACAGTGAACGTCCTAATACTTTTGCCGCGCGCAAGATGGAAGACGATGTGGATATGGAAACCAAGAAACGTCGTTTGAATGAGATTATCGCCTTGCAACAGGAGCATTCCTTGCAACGTAATCAAGAGCATATTGGCAGGATAGAAGAGATTCTGATTGAAGGTGATTCCAAGCGAAGCGATCAGGATTGGAAGGGACGGAATACTCAGAATACCATGGTAGTTTTCCCTAAAAAAGGAGAGCATAAACCAGGGGATTTCGTGAAAGTAAAAATTACCGATTGTACCACGGCTACCCTCTTTGGGGAGATGGTGCAAGACTAA
- the porL gene encoding type IX secretion system motor protein PorL/GldL, translating to MALIDVNSKRFKNFMAKLYGWGASVVILGAMFKILHLPGADIMLVVGLTTEAVIFFFSAFEKPGEELDWTLVYPELAGMTDEEEQYSSNNQRGLSATQELDRMLEDAKIDGELIESLGSGLRRFGDAANKLTETSEAAAATGAYNEQLSLASKNMESLNALYAVQLESSANHMEAQNTLMEKLSNSIQDSDRLTNEVSSLVNNMSQLNNVYGGMLSAMNVNRSN from the coding sequence ATGGCGTTAATTGATGTAAACAGCAAGCGTTTTAAGAATTTCATGGCTAAGCTTTATGGCTGGGGTGCCTCCGTTGTAATCCTCGGAGCGATGTTTAAAATCCTTCACTTGCCAGGAGCCGATATCATGTTGGTAGTAGGTTTGACTACTGAGGCTGTAATTTTCTTCTTCTCTGCATTTGAAAAACCCGGTGAAGAACTGGATTGGACCTTAGTTTATCCTGAATTAGCAGGTATGACCGACGAAGAGGAGCAGTACAGCAGCAATAACCAACGTGGTTTATCAGCTACTCAGGAATTAGACCGCATGCTTGAAGATGCTAAAATCGATGGAGAGTTGATTGAAAGCTTGGGAAGTGGACTGCGTCGCTTTGGAGATGCCGCAAACAAATTAACTGAGACCAGCGAAGCTGCTGCTGCCACTGGTGCTTACAATGAGCAATTGAGCTTAGCCTCCAAGAACATGGAGTCATTAAATGCTCTATATGCTGTTCAACTAGAGAGTTCTGCCAATCATATGGAAGCTCAAAACACCTTAATGGAAAAACTCAGCAATTCTATCCAGGATTCTGATCGTTTGACTAATGAGGTTAGCAGCCTTGTAAACAACATGAGTCAACTCAACAACGTTTACGGAGGTATGCTTTCTGCCATGAACGTAAATCGTAGTAATTAA
- the porK gene encoding T9SS ring complex lipoprotein PorK/GldK, with protein MKKLISIALSSVLLISCSSNDYGELVGAQNRPTWYPAQPYGMVYIPQGSYNMGNSDQDVPYSLISPTKTVSVPSFWMDQTEITNNEYRQFIQWVRDSIVRFRLGEDGLVEGYELIEAANKEDQTFFDEYVSLNYPDSMQRHINWEPMLEWRTENYPSAEYTEIIEGMYLPPEEQFMGDRMIDARQLNYAFFWINKQKAARKSNRVMYDHYDADQDGERFSYQDFIKDNKEISDRSSFFEGGVINIYPDTLCWIHDFTYSYNDPMHDKYFWHPAFDEYPVVGLSWYQARAFCNWRTKYRNEYLRKSGYFTEQEFRLPTEAEWEYAARGRKELTTYPWGGPYALNSSGCYLGNFKPLRGNLVADGAFYPVKATAYAPNEYDLYNMAGNVAEWTNTAFDAASFYYVSDISPNFEYNANPSDDPTITRKVIRGGSWKDVAYYMQVSTRDYEYADTAKSYVGFRTVQSFMGRDLADF; from the coding sequence ATGAAGAAACTGATTTCCATAGCCTTAAGCTCCGTGCTTCTGATCAGTTGTAGCAGCAATGACTACGGCGAATTAGTGGGCGCTCAGAACCGACCTACTTGGTATCCGGCGCAACCATACGGAATGGTATATATCCCCCAGGGCTCCTACAACATGGGAAACTCTGATCAGGATGTACCTTATAGCTTGATCTCTCCTACTAAAACCGTTTCGGTTCCTTCCTTCTGGATGGACCAAACCGAAATCACTAATAACGAGTATCGTCAATTCATTCAATGGGTACGCGACTCGATCGTGCGTTTCCGATTAGGTGAAGACGGATTAGTAGAAGGTTACGAATTAATTGAAGCCGCAAACAAGGAAGATCAAACCTTCTTTGACGAGTATGTTTCTCTTAACTATCCAGATAGTATGCAACGCCATATTAACTGGGAGCCTATGTTAGAGTGGCGCACAGAAAACTATCCATCGGCTGAGTACACCGAAATTATCGAAGGAATGTACTTACCACCAGAAGAACAATTTATGGGTGATCGTATGATTGATGCCCGTCAATTAAACTATGCCTTCTTCTGGATCAACAAACAGAAAGCTGCTCGTAAATCCAATCGTGTGATGTACGATCATTATGATGCTGATCAAGACGGAGAGCGTTTCTCTTATCAAGACTTTATTAAGGATAACAAGGAAATTTCCGATCGTAGTTCATTCTTTGAAGGTGGCGTAATCAACATCTATCCTGATACTTTGTGTTGGATTCATGACTTTACCTACAGCTATAATGACCCTATGCATGATAAGTACTTCTGGCACCCTGCCTTTGACGAGTACCCTGTGGTAGGCTTAAGCTGGTATCAAGCTCGTGCCTTCTGTAACTGGAGAACAAAGTATAGAAACGAATACCTTCGTAAATCAGGCTATTTTACTGAGCAAGAGTTCCGCTTACCTACTGAAGCTGAATGGGAATATGCTGCTCGTGGTCGTAAAGAATTAACTACCTATCCATGGGGTGGACCTTATGCCTTGAACAGCTCAGGTTGTTACTTGGGTAACTTCAAACCTTTACGTGGTAACCTGGTAGCTGATGGAGCCTTTTATCCTGTAAAAGCGACTGCTTACGCGCCTAATGAATATGACCTGTACAACATGGCAGGAAACGTAGCCGAATGGACCAATACGGCCTTTGACGCTGCAAGCTTCTACTATGTTTCAGACATTAGTCCCAATTTTGAGTACAATGCTAACCCGAGTGACGACCCCACTATTACGCGTAAAGTAATTCGCGGTGGTAGCTGGAAAGACGTTGCTTACTACATGCAGGTGAGTACCCGTGACTATGAATATGCTGATACCGCTAAATCCTACGTTGGATTCCGTACGGTACAAAGCTTTATGGGTCGCGATCTTGCCGACTTTTAA
- a CDS encoding formimidoylglutamase: MILEDFLSPVGGSIIESCAQANEQIFGKRIGIHQEIEGLPEIENYKLALIGVMEDRGSDNAGSAQSPDQVRKYLYNLYWGNWDAPVCDLGNIYSGEKLADTMFALREVCFELIKRGIVPIIIGGSQDLTYGNYRAYDRLEQTVNLVSIDSQFDLGKQDDKLTHRSFLSHIILQKPYILYNFSNIGYQSYFVNQEEVDLMERMYFDIHRLGNMRQDISESEPILRDADIVSFDLSALRQSDAPGNTFHSPNGFSGEEACALARYSGISDKLSSFGIYECNALADKEGRTAHLVAQMIWYFLEGFNLRKGDYPFARKEDYQRFTVLINDGEYELVFYKSPLSGRWWIEVPVRESAGLSSARHKLIPCSYVDYQEAMQNEIPDRWWRAMQKAL; the protein is encoded by the coding sequence ATGATTCTGGAAGATTTCCTTAGCCCGGTGGGCGGGAGCATAATTGAGTCTTGTGCTCAGGCCAATGAGCAAATATTTGGTAAGCGAATTGGTATCCATCAGGAAATCGAAGGCCTTCCGGAAATCGAAAATTACAAATTAGCCCTGATCGGGGTGATGGAAGATCGCGGCAGTGATAATGCCGGATCGGCTCAAAGCCCGGATCAAGTGCGCAAATACCTTTACAATTTATATTGGGGTAATTGGGATGCCCCGGTATGTGATCTGGGCAATATTTATTCCGGAGAAAAACTGGCCGACACCATGTTCGCCTTGCGGGAAGTTTGCTTTGAGCTGATAAAACGCGGTATTGTCCCGATCATTATTGGCGGTAGTCAGGATTTGACTTACGGTAATTATCGAGCCTACGATCGTTTGGAACAGACGGTTAATTTAGTATCCATCGACTCCCAATTTGATTTAGGCAAGCAAGATGATAAGCTAACGCATCGTTCATTTTTGAGTCATATCATTCTTCAAAAACCCTATATCCTCTATAATTTCAGCAATATCGGCTACCAGAGCTATTTTGTTAATCAAGAGGAAGTGGACTTGATGGAGCGCATGTATTTCGATATCCATCGACTGGGCAATATGCGACAGGACATCAGCGAAAGCGAACCCATATTACGAGATGCAGATATTGTGAGTTTCGACCTTTCTGCTCTACGACAAAGTGATGCACCTGGTAATACTTTTCATAGCCCTAATGGCTTTAGTGGAGAGGAAGCATGTGCTTTGGCCCGCTACAGCGGAATCAGCGACAAATTGAGTTCATTCGGTATTTATGAATGCAATGCCTTAGCCGACAAAGAAGGTCGAACGGCCCACTTGGTAGCCCAAATGATCTGGTATTTTTTGGAGGGATTTAACCTCCGAAAAGGGGACTATCCCTTCGCGAGAAAGGAGGATTATCAACGATTTACCGTACTTATCAACGATGGAGAGTACGAATTGGTCTTTTATAAAAGCCCTCTAAGTGGCCGTTGGTGGATAGAGGTTCCGGTGCGGGAAAGTGCCGGCCTAAGCTCGGCTAGACACAAGCTAATCCCCTGTTCTTATGTGGATTACCAAGAAGCTATGCAGAACGAAATACCGGACCGATGGTGGCGAGCAATGCAGAAAGCATTGTAA
- the porM gene encoding type IX secretion system motor protein PorM/GldM: MAGGKLSARQKMINMMYLVLTAMLALNVSKDILKALTKLDESLTETISTVQAKNDDVYNAFNAAAAEDPVKAGKWKDKAYEVKDISDKLFAYIEEMKDTLVVLSGGYEDEEKRIPKALDAKSKPLNYLVAEQGPKKAEELKAKIEKYRDELITIADKDPKIKANLETVFNTDKQKEGDKEISWEEASFGEYPLGAIIPFLTDIQARVRNSESEVITLLRRNITEGEMTFNTVKAMVNAPSNYITQGDVYEADVFLAAYDNTQNPKIIINGEELPVTNIQNGIGKVRIPANSVGEQKWGGQIIIKQIGKGEVPFPIPEQSFTVAPQSVVISPSKMNVLYRGVDNPLEIGVPGVEPSKIRVSGPGVRQVKPGEYIADVTGMTGQTEVTISVSVAETDADGKESTRPAGTKKFRIKGLPPAVGTIYKRTEGLFSANAIANATVEARFEDFVFDLDLDVVSFELAIPGSPPVRVNGDKVPSSARAKILNLRPGATVTFRNIKAKPKGNSKVRVDRVATISVDVN, encoded by the coding sequence ATGGCTGGAGGAAAACTATCAGCACGTCAGAAAATGATTAACATGATGTACCTCGTGTTAACGGCGATGCTGGCATTAAACGTTTCCAAAGACATTTTGAAGGCTTTGACCAAACTTGATGAAAGTTTGACAGAGACTATCTCAACCGTACAAGCTAAAAACGACGATGTGTACAACGCATTTAATGCGGCGGCCGCAGAAGATCCCGTTAAGGCTGGTAAATGGAAGGACAAAGCTTATGAGGTTAAAGATATTTCCGATAAGCTTTTTGCTTACATCGAGGAAATGAAAGACACCCTCGTAGTCCTTTCTGGAGGATACGAAGATGAGGAAAAGAGAATTCCTAAGGCTTTAGATGCTAAGTCTAAACCTCTTAATTACCTCGTTGCTGAACAAGGCCCGAAAAAAGCAGAGGAGCTAAAAGCTAAAATCGAAAAATACCGTGATGAATTAATTACAATTGCGGACAAAGACCCTAAGATTAAAGCGAACTTAGAAACTGTTTTTAACACCGATAAGCAAAAAGAAGGTGATAAAGAAATTAGCTGGGAAGAAGCCTCTTTTGGTGAATATCCACTAGGAGCTATTATTCCTTTCCTTACTGATATTCAAGCCCGTGTAAGAAACTCTGAGTCGGAAGTTATTACTCTTTTACGTAGAAACATTACGGAAGGTGAAATGACCTTTAACACCGTTAAGGCAATGGTGAATGCTCCATCTAATTACATTACTCAAGGTGATGTATATGAAGCCGATGTTTTCTTAGCTGCTTACGACAATACTCAAAATCCTAAAATCATTATCAATGGTGAGGAATTGCCAGTAACGAATATTCAAAATGGTATCGGTAAGGTTCGTATTCCGGCTAACAGTGTAGGTGAGCAAAAATGGGGTGGTCAGATCATTATTAAGCAAATTGGAAAAGGCGAGGTTCCTTTCCCAATCCCTGAGCAGTCTTTTACTGTTGCCCCACAAAGCGTTGTGATTTCACCTTCTAAAATGAACGTACTCTACCGTGGGGTTGATAACCCATTGGAAATCGGAGTGCCAGGTGTAGAACCTTCTAAAATCCGAGTGAGCGGCCCGGGAGTGCGACAGGTTAAGCCAGGTGAGTACATAGCAGATGTAACCGGTATGACTGGCCAAACTGAAGTAACTATATCTGTATCTGTAGCTGAAACTGATGCTGATGGTAAGGAATCTACACGTCCTGCCGGAACCAAGAAATTCCGTATCAAAGGATTACCTCCTGCGGTAGGAACTATCTATAAAAGAACTGAAGGTTTGTTTTCGGCCAATGCCATTGCTAATGCGACTGTGGAAGCCAGATTTGAAGACTTTGTTTTCGACTTAGATTTGGATGTTGTTTCTTTCGAATTAGCCATTCCGGGATCTCCACCCGTACGTGTCAATGGTGATAAAGTTCCATCATCTGCCCGTGCGAAAATTTTGAATTTAAGACCAGGCGCTACAGTTACCTTCCGTAATATTAAAGCGAAGCCAAAAGGAAATTCCAAAGTTAGAGTAGATCGAGTTGCTACAATTTCGGTTGACGTAAACTAA